gtaataaaaaaaaaaaaacaagaacaaaaaaaaaaacaactcgcCTTAAAAAACCCAACCCAGGGACCCCCACCCAGGATAACGTCGACCACGATGGCGCTGAAACAAGAGTCAAATCCCATTTCCAGCTCCATTGTTACATGCTCTTCCATTCAGTGCTTCACAGTtcatctttgtctgtttttggctgcagAGGAACAACAAATCAAAgttaaggaaagaaaaaaaaacagccagaagTAAATAATCTAGCATCTGAATTCTTTACATCCTAAAGATGCTACAGTTTGTTAAGTGTTCTCACCgtttcttcatcatcttcctcatctACAATTTCATTATCTTCAGAGTCGTCCTCTGCTGGCTCTTCTGGCTCCTCCTCTGGTTCTTCGTCAATCTGCAGAATGGTCACATACTCTTTAACAAAACCCATCACTGAGCTGACACATCCAAAATTACTCAACTGGGCAAAGTGGAGAAGGTAGGGATGATTAAACTGTTTACAAAGAGAGAACATACTACAAAAAAGGAAAGTGGAAACATTTCCAATGAAAAAGGAACACTGTTTAATCAAGTCAGAGATAAGAATGTGTTCACTGGCTGCAGAAGAGGAGATATGACTTGACACACGCACACCGAAACTGGAAACACTTGCTATGCAAATGCCTATGCGCAGTAATACAGCATGTGGCAGGTGGCATTGACTTGCCTGTTCATCCAGGGGTACATTCATACTGAGTCGGAGCATGCGCTCTATCCTGTCTCCATAAGCCTTTGTGTCAGTCAGTTGGTAGCCCGAGCGCAGAGTGGCCGTCTCAAACAGAACCACGGCCAGATCTGAAGCAGTCTGGTCCTCAGCGTCAGTCTGAAGGATGCAAGAGATAGAAACTGTTAAGCTCTCTGCATTGATTGGTACATTTTATGCTCAAAAATAATGCACTTGAAccaattaaaacatatttataggTTAGATTATCATGTTAAAAACGGTAATCACTGATACAGCAACCACATTCCCATGTTCAGCCATATTAAATATGCAGTGCATTTTAAAGCTGTCAAAAAACTAAACCGCTTGATGTGAATTACATAACATTTATagcatcattttttaaataaaagaaacaaatcattTGATAACATCACACAACATGGAATTCAAATAGAACAAGGGGTCAGACTTACATTGACTTTTGCAAGCATCTGCTTGATAAGAGGATGTTTAGGGTTGATTTCTAACGTTTTCTTCTGGCTGGCATAATAActaaggaagagagagagaggaattgCCATATAAGCTCAACAGTCAGGCCACAGCTTGGcctacatttgcattttacGACTGTGACAACAAGCTTAAACATAGTTGGGAAGCACGGGATCATCATCACTCACTTCGTGGAAATGTCTTTTCCTGTCTGGTAAGCCTGTGCCTTCATGATCCTCTCCATGTTTCCTGACCAGCCATACTGGCTGGCAACCAGAGCACAGGGTGAGTTGGTGAGCCTCTGGGAGAGGATGGCCTTCTCAATCTGCATCATATGAAGCATCATATGAAGCAATGAGGTTGATGAAACAGACATAGCCAAGCAGCAGCCAAACTTCACCACTTCTGTGGCTGGTACTTAATTGCGATATCATGAATATTACAAATTAATGGTGCTCTACCTTGTCCTTCAGGGCCTTGTCCTTCAGCCAGGTGGTGAGGGGTTCATACTCTTTCTCCAGggcctccctcttctccttgGCCTTGTCGCTCTCATCAAATTTGACACCCTCCTTCGCCACGTTCTGGAAACGTTTTCCGTCAAACTCGGGCAGTGCCTGGACGCAGTACTCATCCACAGGCTCTGTCAGGTAGATCACCTCGTAGCCCTTCTTCAGCAGCCTCTCAACGAAGGGAGAAGACTCagcctgcagagaaaaaaaaaatacagatgtgCTGTGATTCCTTCTTTGACTTTATGGTATGAATTTAAATACATGTCATTTAGTCACATCTTCTATGTAGGAGTGTTTAGTTTTAAATCGTTCTTACAAATCATTCCAACCATCCACTCACCTCCTTCCTGCTGGTACCAGCCATGAAGTAGATCTtgtcctgcttctccttcaTGCGTTCCACATACTGCTCCAGGCTGGACAGGGTGGTTTCGCTGTTGGAGGTCTGGAAGCGCAGCAGCTTGGCCAGACGGGTCCTGTTGGAGTGATCCTCAATGACACCCAACTTGATGTTGGTTCCAAACTCTTTCCAGAACTTATCATTGTACTGTTCCTCCGCGATCTTCTTGATCATGTCCAAAGTCTTACGCACCAGCTTCTTACGGATAACCTGAACAGGGACAAGATGAGCAATGATTTTGTTGCCATTTTCCACTCATATTAAGTTTTAGCGTTCTTTTTCTTACACGTTCTTGATTTCACAACTTTTactctgttctttctttccctttgctcttcctgtaaagcactttgtgatttCTGCTGTGAAGTGTGCTCTATAAATAAGGCTGCCTTCCTGCTGGCTTCTCTCTAAAATGCCTCAAAgaccaaaattaaaaaatgacatttacaaataaaatgaaacataatTGGTATTGACATGAGGCATTAATCTTAAGCCATGAGGCTCACCTTGAgaagtttgtgctgctgcagagtcTCTCTGGACACATTCAGTGGGAGGTCATCAGAGTCAACctaagaaaataaatgtactttaatCACAGTGCTGGTGTTGTTAAAGCAAAGGCTGAACAGCCCATAATATCACGTGGCTCCGTCATAATTACAGTTAGAAATAACTCACCACTCCCTTGATGAAGTTCAGGTACTTGGGCATCATGTCGTTGAAGTCGTCCGTGATGAAAACTCTCCTGACAAACAGctgtgacagaaagacaaatttATTTCAAAACTGAGCTCATGAAATGACTGAATATCCTTCTACAAGTGTATACAATCCCTTaaagtgaaaactgaatatTGCTCAAGCCACATACCTTGATGTAGTCATTCTTCTTGGAGCCGTACTCGTCAAACAGGCCACGGGGAGCTGAACTGGGCACAAAGAGGATGGACTTGAAGGTAACCTCACCCTCAGCTGTGAAGTGGATGTGGGACAGAGGGTCGTCGCTGTCCTGTTGGAGAACATAACGTAGTTTGACTTGCTAAAATTAAAACTTGTTGAGCCCacaaggaacacacacacaacatacactgATTTGTGACAAAGCGTTACTGTTCAGGTACCTACCTTGGAGAATGTCTTGTAGAAAGCCTTGTACTCATCCTCCTCAACCTCCTTAGCTGGTCTCTGCCAGATGGGCTTGATATCATTCATCAGTTCCCAGTCCCACACAGTCTTCTCAACCTACAACAAACATgatgaaactttttttaaaaaacagaagacataaaaaaatatgtgtgtgtgtccaaaagTCCAAATTATTGTTAGTATGGTaagtaaaaattattttgacacaatttaaaaaaaaaacagtgcaacaTGTTAATATCAAGACACATGTGACAGTCATCCCAGTATTAATTTTGTCCATATTAGCCACCTCCAAATGAACTTCCTACCTTCTTTGTCTTTGGcttgtctttgtcctcctcctcctcttctaccTCAGCCTCGTCTTCAGCAGCCTCTTTCTCTGgttcctctgctgcctcagcatCTTCCTCAATGGGCTCCTCAACTGTCTCAGTCTGGCATGTTGAGAGGAAGAAATGATGTAACTGCCATTTATTCATTTCCATATTTGTCAGTTTCATAATCGAACTGAACACGGAAATCAAGTCCGAGTCAAAGTGTGGAGGGAAGTGTCTTAAGTAATCACCTTGCTGGCCCAAACATAGATGGGGAAGTTGATGAACTGAGAGTATTTCTTGACGAGATTCTTGATGGTCTCCAGCTCCAGATAGTCTGAGGCCTCCTCTTTCAGGACCAGTCTGAGGTTAGAAAAATATGGGAAGgatttaatttcaaaataaatactaataatactaattattataataattataattattattactaacAGTTGAACAGTCTCTCTTAATTGCCAGTAGATTGTGATATATAGACACTTCTCCTGTGACTACACATATATTCCTATTAGTTCTAGGGACAGAAGGGGGGGCCAATGTAAATAGCTGTAAGACTAACAGTAGCTCTTCATGATCTCAAAAAAGAACCTAAAACTGGTGTAGGCAACTTAACAacggaaaaacaaaacatgaactcACGTGATGGTGGTTCCTCTGCCCAGTGTGGTCCCGCGGGGGTCCTCAATGACGGAGAACTGATTGGAGTCTGACTCCCAGATGTGCTGGGTGTCATTGTTGTGCTTTGACGTCACAATGACTTTGTCAGCGACGAGGAAAGCAGAGTAGAAACCCACGCCAAACTGGCCAATCAGCTCTGAAGTAGACTGTCCCTCAGACTGCATCTCTGTCATCTTGTTGAGGAACTCGCTGGTGCCGGACTTGGCGATGGTGCCCAAGTTCTTCACCAACTCCTCTTTGGTCATTCCAATACCAGTGTCAGTGATGTGGAGCATGTTCTTCTCCTTATCAGACTGGGGATTTGAACAATACACTTAAGTTACCAACAGTGCAAGAGCTATTAACAAAGtcaacatatatatatgtaaactCCCTCCACTTATCATgcatacttttattttgatggtCAGCTCTTCATTGGAGGCCAGTGCATCTTCATTGGTTAGAGACAGCAAGCGGATCTTATCCAGAGCATCAGAGGCATTGGAAATCAGCTCCCTAAGGAAGATCTGTAacagataaacaaaaataatttgagCATTAGTTTAGCCCACCCTGATGAAGTCTGTAAGCCATACCATACAACTAAAGAAGTTATCTTGCAATACTGCTGATTGTACTTCAAAATACTATTTATTCCTGCTCACCTCCTTGTTCTTGTAGAGGGAGTTGATGATCAGCTTCATCATACGGTTGACTTCAGCCTGGAAGgcatgtttttctgacttttctctaagttccTTAATCTGAGCTGCATTCAACCCATCCAGCTGgacagcctcctcctctctgagaaTAGACAGATGCATACACAGGTGATTATGGCGAGTGCAACAACAGGAAGTCATGGTTGTCaagaaaaatatgcaaattttTTCTCCCCTCTAGAGATCAATATCCAAGTTATAAGGGAAGACATACAAGATGCCCTAATCTTAATATGGGACGTGAAGCAAATCCTGCAAGGCTCTGCCACCACTAAAAATTCCAgggtttctctgtttgtttgcacaAGCTTGGTCACATTGACCTTGTATTGTTAACTTAAGGTTTAGTTGACCTTCTCAGATAGAAACACCCACAGCTCGCTCAACTTATACAGTTTGAAAATATATTCAAAGTGAGACCTACCTCTGCACCACCTCATCATCTGTTCTGGAGCCATCCCTGCTTTTACCCAGGTCCTCCTCTACTGTCCCATCCACATCAAGTTCATCTTCTGCCTTTACAGCAGCTGCCAGGTAAACAAATAGATGttagatttgaaaaacctttcTAATTGCTGCAGGCATACGTGGAGAAGTACTCAGCATTTAAGATTATCTCAATAAGAACGACGTTCTGCAACGACATGATCAAAATCACCAAATAGATAAGGTGTAACGTTTGGTAGGCTGGTTTTTACAAGTTAAAATATGGATGTGCATCGGTGCAACAGCAACTGTTTTTCATAGCGATGTTAGCTAGCGTCAGGCAGCTTTAATATACAATGTGTTTCAATCAGAAACTTCTGGAAAGGCATTTAAGAATAACGGGTACTGGCGTTACTCTGAGAAATCCGTGGGAGCTACACAAACCATGCGGTCTAACATTAACAAATGGACAAAATTAAACTTGGAAACTGGAAATATAAGAAGGCTGCAGTCACAAATGAGCAGAGAGTTAACGTTAGCTTACCGGCTAACCTTCTTAGCTACAATGCTGGGTAATTTCAACAAAGTGGGACGAAATAGCAACTCTTTTCGCTACTCACCAAAGGCTAAGAGCGCAAAAAGAAGACCTATCAACCAAACTCGCTTCATTTTGCGTTGAACGACGACGTGACCGTTCAGCTGTTGAAACAAAAGCCGGGGATCACTGCACGCAGCTCTGCCTTTACTACTGAGACTGACAACCTGCCTCTCCCACCAAAAGAGCCCACTCTGTTAAACCCGTGACCACCGGCCAATGGCTGCGCACCACGCACAAccttcagccaatcacagcagagcCCATGGCACATGTTGTCCAATCAGATTCTTCAACATAAGTCGATACCCTAAAATCGTGGCTGGACACCATTGGCCAAGAATGAATGATCAACACATCACTTCCGAAAATTTACCTTTCattgtggaaaaagaaaatctcagaCAACACGTTAGTTAAACTTTGATGTTCTTATGCAATGTCACAGTTTCACGCTTGACTGACAATATAGAtgcagacatttttgtttttggctctgTTGTAACAAACTATAGcattatatctgtgtgtgtctatgttgcGTCTGTATAGTATTTTGGCTATCTGCATTGTCTTTCCTATTTGGTGTATATTCACTGTAGTCAGAAATTCTGCTGTGAAAGTACACACTGAATGAGCACACATCTACATCTCTGATCTTTCTCCATAGGATGGCACTGTTCAGGTAGTCTGGTGAAAATGCAGATGATGGCAAACAGTTATTTCCCCTCCAAACACAGAATCTGATCCATCTCAGATTGTGCCTTACTGGAATCACCAGTGGATAATGTGCATAGTATTATCATATAAATGCACACATTATTGTGCCGTTTGCTCAACATGTCTGAAAggtgtgtgcctgtctgtgaGCGATCAGGCTACAGGTGTCAAATAGAAGTTATAGTTAGAGTTATGGGTGTGACAGGGTGGAATGTATGTGTGTCAAATCCCCAGTTTTACTTCATATGATTTGGGTCTACATAACTTGATTGAtcgcaatttttttttttggacatttgcaCCATTGAAATACAATATCAATATCTATGACCCAGCATTGTAGAGTTAGACCTTCACTGTTTTAGTTTACACTGAGGTCATTTTGTTGAAGCTGTATTTCTTCTAATTCCTtccactttttccttttctcaaGTGACTAACACACAGTAGGGCACAGTGTTATTCTATTACAGGAGAATTGTAGGGCTGCAACCAACAATTTCCTTcactggcatttttttttctgtaataatgGATTAATTACTCAGtgattaaaatgtcagaaaatagtagTAAACGTCCATCATTGATCCCTGAACAGTGGATTGTAAAAACTTGAACAGCCAATCAGTTACCagaaatgttgcctttttttcttctttttgtcaaTTGATGAATCGATTAATCAGTCGTTTCAGCTGTAGAGTACATACATTACAGGAGTTCTGTATAATAATGGATCTTTTTCTggattatatatatttaatgcaCGTATCTGGTGACTGTCTCAGCTGTTTGGTGGACAGTAGGAAACGACTGAGCTCCACACTCGAGCGCCTCTGATTCGCTGGTTGGCTGGGACCTTGCCAAACACGGACGTGACGTACAGAGCAACCATCCAGGGACACTTTCGGTATTTACAGAGGAGCCTGTGAGCCGCATGCAGTCGTCCGGGAGCCCACTGCGACCTACACACGGGCTGCCACTCAAAGAACAGAGCCATGGCGCCCTTGTCATTGCCCCTGTCGTCTCTCCTGAAACATAAGGAATGTCTGCAAAAGGCGAATGTTTTCTGTAGTGTCTTACAGGGTGTACAGCACCGGCCATTCAGGTCTTGCTTATGGAAACGGAATTTCGGTGCGGTATACCATGGAGTCGGTCAACTACTGTCACACCAGCCCAGAGCCAAAAACTACGCAGCATCTGTTTGTAGCAGCTCTTCAGACGGTCAGGACATGACAGAGAGGCTGTGGTCTGTTTACAATGAGACCAAAAGGCAGACACAAGGTATGAACACTGATAAAACAACGGAGTgatcattcattcacagatatACAGCACTGCGGTGAATACACAACTGTTATTGCTTTATAACCCTGTTATGACTAATGTTTCCAGGAGACTAATGCTCCATTATTTCCGCAGCCTCACATTAGCAGATTTCCAAACAATAAACTCAACCATCAAATGTCGTGGAAATAATCTAGTAGCCACAGTCTATGATAATTTATTTCACAACATCAGcacttgtaaaataaaatgccaaTTCAAATCCATCATTTTCTCAAGGTTGTGGTATTGTTGTAGTGTGTTGCAATATATTCCTAagtctttctgttattttatccaAATTCTTAAACACAGTTTCAAAGCCATATCCGTAACTTGGTTATTAATAGTGTTTTGCATTTAAGTTGAACTCAACAACATGAAACCttgtaaaatataatgtaataatacTTAGTGAAGTGCATAATGTCCAGTATTTGTTGAGAATATGTCAAAGAAGGGTTGAATCAACCTTGTGGTGATTTTGAAGTGcttttatacaaaataaaacctaGTATACTAAGGTGTTCCTATTATATaatatgttattatttattttaccagTTATGCCCAAGAACTTATAAATTCTAAATTAACAGTAATTCAGGTACCAGACAGAAATGTACCTCCAGTATTCGTTTGGGTCTGTACAGACGTTTATGGACAAAAGATTTTAAGTTAAGTCACATCTTGCTCCTTTTTGCCTTCACTTGAAAAAAAACAGGCCTTTTCTGCTCAGTGTTTACAACCAACTAAATCGTGAGTTCCTGCATTCTTTAGAAAGTGGTGGTACTGTCTAAAGCCAGTAACAGCTGTTGAACATAAACAGCTACAAATGCAGGTTTTCCAAGTCAGTGTATACTGGCACTTATTCCCAAATGGAAGCAAACTGCAAATAACCTCTAgtgcgtctctctctcttctcagatttGATCTCGGTCATATCCACAAACTCCGTCAACCCTGACACCATTTTTGCCAACAATGAGATGAGCCTGCGAGACATAGAGATCTACGGTTTTGACTACGACTACACCCTGGCGTTCTACTCCAGCCACCTCCACACCCTCATCTTCAACATAGCCCGGGACATCCTCATCACTAACCacagagtgtgtgcagtgtgggACTCTTGAAACCTGTCacttcaaatacatttttgttccAGATACAGACAGAATTATTCATGTTCGTCAggacaatatactgtataatccTTTGTCTGTGATGTAGTCACTCATTTCcacttgtgattttttttttgtctattagTATCCAGAGGGTCTGCGAAAGTATGAGTATATTCCAAATTTTGCTGTAAGAGGACTTCACTATGATGTTCAAAAGgtgagatcttttttttttgtctaagtaaaatataaaaatattttgcatatgTTGAACTGTAAGTTCAGAGTGATGATCAATTTTATGAAAGAATTCAATGATTTACTACAGGCGCTGCTGATGAAGATAGATGCTTTTCACTACATCCAGTTGGGAACTGTATACAGGTATCTGTGCAATGTATTACACCAGGGCAGTggctaaaatataaaatttataCAACACCGTGTGAGTATAAAATGTTTCACTCCAGGCAACAGATGTACATGTAGTTTTAGGAGGTTGCTTTGTAATATTTCATGTTTCTCCTACAGGGGCCTTCATCCAGTTCCTGATGAGGAAGTAATTGCCATGTATGAAGGTTGCCATGTACCGCTAGAGAATATGAGCGACTTTTATGGCAAGGTAATAAGCACTTTTATTAACACAGGTacacagatgtaaacacaacagaacataATTATGTTAATCACTCACTGTCCTGCAGAGTTCCCATGGCCACACCATGAAACAGTTCATGGACATATTCTCCCTGCCTGAGATGACCCTCCTGTCCTGTGTCAATGACTTCTTCATGAGGCACAACATTGACTATGAGCCAGTCCATCTCTACAAAGACGTGAAGGTGAACTTTCTTCTTATCATTCATCCTTCGTTTATCCGTGTTTTGAAATATTGTGATCAAATGACTCAGCATCACTCTTCTTCTCCCTGATTGAATCCCCCCTGGGGAgcagtgtgtgtaaataaaaaccATAAAATCCAACCACATGAATGCTAATGTATTTACATGTTTGCAGTGTGCCATGATACTCTAGCCATTCAGTGCTGTTTTAAATTTAGCTCCGAAAACTGGTGTCTAATTTTAGTAGAGCAAACCCGCCTCCAGCCATCTGCGTCTGCTCTCCGGTGGCTCCGCTActtcagagggagagaggcgaGAAAGAAGCGCTGTGTTCTCCCTTTGAGGGCAGCTGTCATGCTGGTCCTGTCTGTTCTGTGTGACACTGTAGCATTTTTGACAGATCACTGTTATTAaaagccctcacacacactctgttccaCGAGTGCCTCTCATATCTTTTCAAGGACACCCTCCTTAGTCTTTTTTGTTCTTGACAAGCCTGATTTATTATTTGGTGTTAacgctttcattttttttttttttttactgtattttccttTAACGTCTGCACACCTCAAACAGCCTTTGTATATGATAAGCGTCCTTTAAGTTTGACCTTTAATGTCTAGCTTTATTGACTCTCTCACTGATTCAAAAGCACAAGATAAACTGTTGAAAATGTGGTGGAAAGTTTCTCTCCGTGCCACCAAAGTAACTTCACTCCAGGGtctgttttcttcatgtttAATTTGTATTCAGAGATGCACTCTTTGTGCTTCCAAGTCAACTGTTTATGTACAGAGCAAAGTGTTGCTATGAGAGCTGAATGCTAACATTGTGTCACTGAAGTCAAGACTTCCTGGCTGAGGGCTGTTTACTTTTTCCTCTTCACAGGAAGCCATTAGAGATGTTCACGTCAAGGGCATTATGTACCGTGCTGTGGAGGCAGATATTGGTAATGCTCTTTGATTTATATTACTTTGTTTGAACTAATGTAAAAGAAATTATACGGCCGCATCTGAGCTGTTGCCGAGACATAAAAAATTGATTTGGAAAATAATGAGGCTgtacaaacaaaaagcagagtttTGTTTGCACAAATTATATCAGTACCACCCACTCTACCCCATCCctgttcctctttttctttgcctcactctgttttctcattttccagAGAAATACATTTGCTATGGTGAGCAAAGCCACGCTGTGCTGAAGAAGCTGTCAGAGCATGGAAAAAAGATGTTCCTCATTACCAACAGCCCTTTTGACTTTGTGTAAGTGTGAGCAAACAGAGTGCAAGTGTTTGTTGGCATGGTTAATTAAAAACGCTGGGTATTGGTATACAAATATTTAATTGGTGCCACTGCATAATGCCCCAACTTTTTAAGGATAGCCATTAAGAATCAAAGAGCTTTCTGTTCGTAAGTATTTGTAATTCATGGTAAGTCATTGACTGTGAGCCTCTTTTGAAGTCAGGGTTGATTGACCAGCTATGTCTGTTCAACCTTAAAAGGCTTCCCAGTACCCAAACACATAAAGCTTATTTCCCTGATTTAACCGCTAGTTGGATTCATTCATCACAGCAACGAAACATGGAATCGGcagatttaaaataaagcaaCTGTTTCACTGAGTTTTGTTTAAACTCACACTAACATAGTAAAAGTTGGACATATTATTGCTGGTGTTTGCGTCATTATCACTCTGTGCTGTGCCGTCAGCTCAGTCATTTGTCATTGTACCCTCATCATGAGCTTTAAGATGCTGCTGACAAGGTAACATTTGAGTCTTTGTCTTCCTTAGGGACCGAGGAATGAGCTACATTGTAGGGAAGGACTGGAGGGACCTGTTTGATGTTGTTATTGTTCAGGCCGACAAACCTAGTTTCTTCAATGACAGGAGAaagtaagtgtgtttgtgtctgtagctCATATTAATCCATGTTATGCCTGTTATATCCCACTAGGGGTCTCACTGGACCACACAGCCAGCAGTCACAAGCAGCCTTGTACAATATTTGTAAACCAAATGTGCATAagtatatgtgtatttttgagctattaatattaaaagtaagatttgtctttgtgtatttgttccTAGACCTTTCAGGCGAGTGACGGACAAAGGTGCGTTGCTGTGGGACAGGATTCACAGATTGGAAAAAGGGCAGATTTACAAACAGGTGTTGTACCAGGAAATTACCATGTCATGCCGGTTAAATATCTCTGACAGATTACTCCAGCATACACCTTTTGATGAAAAACAtggttgatttttttatgtgtctttgATCACTGTAGGGAAACCTTTATGAGTTCCTGAGACTCACTGGCTGGAGAGGATCCAAAGTGCTCTACTTTGGCGATCACATCTACAGTGACTTGGCTGTAAGTGGCATCCAGACGTATGTACAACAAAGGGCCAATTATAACTACACAAAAATCTGTGGTACAAAATTTTATAACGATATGAACACCGAGGGGAGCCCTGCTTTGACCTTGCTCCACTTAAGATGTTATTTAAGACTGAGTTCAAAGGATGTTCTTTACTCACAGCAGTCTAAATGTTAACATTCTGGTGCAATATGCACATAGCGAGATACTGAGCAAATGCTAGAAATAAATCAATGATGCTAAAATAACTGGGTTGAGAATAATTCATGCATTAAACCACAGCCACTGTAGCACTGCACCGGCTGACACACATTTTAATGAGTGTCAGTGTCTCCTGATATATCACACCTACCACATCTACAGAAGTGAGTATGACTTCACCTGATTTACCTTTTTTACCTGTTACCTAGCAACTTACCAACAGCTGCCCCTCATCTGCACTAAACAAAATTActagc
The window above is part of the Toxotes jaculatrix isolate fToxJac2 chromosome 5, fToxJac2.pri, whole genome shotgun sequence genome. Proteins encoded here:
- the nt5dc3 gene encoding 5'-nucleotidase domain-containing protein 3, coding for MAPLSLPLSSLLKHKECLQKANVFCSVLQGVQHRPFRSCLWKRNFGAVYHGVGQLLSHQPRAKNYAASVCSSSSDGQDMTERLWSVYNETKRQTQDLISVISTNSVNPDTIFANNEMSLRDIEIYGFDYDYTLAFYSSHLHTLIFNIARDILITNHRYPEGLRKYEYIPNFAVRGLHYDVQKALLMKIDAFHYIQLGTVYRGLHPVPDEEVIAMYEGCHVPLENMSDFYGKSSHGHTMKQFMDIFSLPEMTLLSCVNDFFMRHNIDYEPVHLYKDVKEAIRDVHVKGIMYRAVEADIEKYICYGEQSHAVLKKLSEHGKKMFLITNSPFDFVDRGMSYIVGKDWRDLFDVVIVQADKPSFFNDRRKPFRRVTDKGALLWDRIHRLEKGQIYKQGNLYEFLRLTGWRGSKVLYFGDHIYSDLADLTLKHGWRTGAIIPELRKEIKIMNTEQYVHMMTWLQALTGLIEQMQIHRDPASQAVVEEWIREREAMRPQTKDIFNAQFGSLFRTYHNPTYFSRRLSRFADIYMASISCLLNYDFQHTFFPRRTPLQHESPFWPEHSPAGLSVSSQLHRTKAESD
- the hsp90b1 gene encoding endoplasmin, with protein sequence MKRVWLIGLLFALLAFAAVKAEDELDVDGTVEEDLGKSRDGSRTDDEVVQREEEAVQLDGLNAAQIKELREKSEKHAFQAEVNRMMKLIINSLYKNKEIFLRELISNASDALDKIRLLSLTNEDALASNEELTIKIKSDKEKNMLHITDTGIGMTKEELVKNLGTIAKSGTSEFLNKMTEMQSEGQSTSELIGQFGVGFYSAFLVADKVIVTSKHNNDTQHIWESDSNQFSVIEDPRGTTLGRGTTITLVLKEEASDYLELETIKNLVKKYSQFINFPIYVWASKTETVEEPIEEDAEAAEEPEKEAAEDEAEVEEEEEDKDKPKTKKVEKTVWDWELMNDIKPIWQRPAKEVEEDEYKAFYKTFSKDSDDPLSHIHFTAEGEVTFKSILFVPSSAPRGLFDEYGSKKNDYIKLFVRRVFITDDFNDMMPKYLNFIKGVVDSDDLPLNVSRETLQQHKLLKVIRKKLVRKTLDMIKKIAEEQYNDKFWKEFGTNIKLGVIEDHSNRTRLAKLLRFQTSNSETTLSSLEQYVERMKEKQDKIYFMAGTSRKEAESSPFVERLLKKGYEVIYLTEPVDEYCVQALPEFDGKRFQNVAKEGVKFDESDKAKEKREALEKEYEPLTTWLKDKALKDKIEKAILSQRLTNSPCALVASQYGWSGNMERIMKAQAYQTGKDISTNYYASQKKTLEINPKHPLIKQMLAKVNTDAEDQTASDLAVVLFETATLRSGYQLTDTKAYGDRIERMLRLSMNVPLDEQIDEEPEEEPEEPAEDDSEDNEIVDEEDDEETPKTDKDEL